Proteins from a single region of Streptomyces spectabilis:
- a CDS encoding thioesterase II family protein → MAATGSAWVRRFHPAPEAGERVVCFPHAGGSATYYFPFSAALREAADVLAVQYPGRQDRLQEPCITDISTLADQLTDELAPLADRPLTFFGHSMGATVAFEVARRLEARGVILRGLFASGRRAPSRQREEHVHLRDDQGLVEELRRLSGTDSELLADEAVLRMVLPAMRGDYRAIETYRYLPGPPLNCPVLALTGDSDPLVEVADARAWAQHTVAPFRLRVFPGGHFFLGDHTASVVREITDHLGATTPGR, encoded by the coding sequence ATGGCAGCGACCGGCAGCGCCTGGGTGCGGCGGTTCCATCCGGCACCGGAAGCGGGCGAGCGCGTGGTCTGCTTCCCGCACGCGGGCGGCTCGGCGACGTACTACTTCCCGTTCTCCGCCGCGCTCCGCGAAGCGGCGGACGTGCTGGCCGTGCAGTACCCCGGGCGGCAGGACCGCCTCCAAGAACCGTGCATCACGGACATTTCAACCCTTGCCGATCAGCTCACCGATGAGCTGGCGCCCTTGGCGGACCGGCCGCTGACGTTCTTCGGGCACAGCATGGGCGCCACGGTCGCCTTCGAGGTCGCCCGGCGTCTGGAGGCACGCGGTGTCATCCTGCGCGGCCTGTTCGCCTCCGGGCGCCGGGCGCCGTCGCGGCAGCGCGAGGAGCACGTGCACCTGCGCGACGACCAGGGGCTCGTCGAGGAGCTGCGGCGGCTGAGCGGCACCGACTCGGAGCTGCTCGCCGACGAGGCGGTCCTGAGGATGGTCCTGCCCGCCATGCGCGGCGACTACCGCGCCATCGAGACCTACCGCTACCTGCCGGGGCCGCCCCTGAACTGCCCGGTCCTCGCGCTGACCGGCGACAGCGACCCCCTGGTCGAGGTCGCCGATGCCAGGGCCTGGGCGCAGCACACCGTGGCGCCGTTCCGCCTGCGCGTCTTCCCCGGCGGTCACTTCTTCCTCGGCGATCACACCGCGTCGGTCGTACGGGAGATCACCGACCACCTCGGCGCCACGACGCCGGGCCGCTGA
- a CDS encoding amidase, whose protein sequence is MGLRELIRTREVSAAEVEACARRALEQANGELNALTQPPFDPSLAHEPEGPFGGVPFVIKDSGPFAQGVPFTIGSRAVQGAYALVDHDLMGRFRAAGLVALGQSTAPEFGLNFATESVRYGPTRNPWNPKRGVGGSSGGAAALVAAGAVPLAHANDAGGSIRVPAASCGLVGLKPGLGRTPCGPMSGETAFGQLVEFAVTRTVRDTAHLLDAVSAPAVGDKYQAPPPARPYAEAIRTDPGRLRIALTTRPWTGGTVDPQVADAAVTAGQVLEWIGHAVTEAGPDVDGDAVVEAAMLTVVTTGGAVLRGTPRRPDPATLEGVSRRVLSETEDFTLLDVMSATEAQNGVTRSVGRFFQEHDLLLTPTLGRLPAPHGTLKYDHDGHSARSWLRRLFTYGPFTATFNVSGNPAISLPLGQSREGLPIGVQLVAAHGREDLLLQVAAQLEQAVPWRDRTPQVYVG, encoded by the coding sequence GTGGGGCTGCGTGAGCTGATCCGGACGCGCGAGGTGAGCGCGGCCGAGGTCGAGGCCTGCGCGCGGCGCGCCCTGGAGCAGGCGAACGGCGAGCTCAACGCGCTGACGCAGCCGCCGTTCGACCCGTCCCTCGCCCATGAGCCCGAGGGCCCCTTCGGCGGGGTGCCGTTCGTCATCAAGGACAGCGGGCCCTTCGCGCAGGGCGTGCCGTTCACCATCGGCAGCCGCGCCGTCCAGGGCGCGTACGCCCTGGTCGACCACGATCTGATGGGCCGGTTCCGCGCCGCGGGCCTGGTGGCGCTCGGGCAGAGCACCGCGCCGGAGTTCGGTCTCAACTTCGCCACCGAGTCGGTGCGCTACGGCCCGACCCGCAACCCCTGGAACCCCAAGCGCGGCGTGGGCGGGTCGAGCGGCGGCGCTGCCGCCCTGGTCGCGGCGGGCGCGGTGCCGTTGGCGCACGCGAACGACGCGGGCGGCTCCATCCGCGTCCCGGCCGCGTCGTGCGGCCTCGTCGGCCTCAAGCCGGGCCTGGGCCGCACGCCGTGCGGACCGATGAGCGGTGAAACCGCTTTCGGTCAGCTGGTGGAGTTCGCGGTCACGCGCACGGTGCGGGACACCGCCCACCTCCTGGACGCCGTCAGCGCGCCCGCCGTCGGCGACAAGTACCAGGCGCCGCCGCCCGCCCGGCCGTACGCCGAAGCGATTCGGACCGACCCCGGGCGGCTGCGGATCGCCCTGACCACCCGGCCGTGGACGGGCGGCACCGTGGACCCCCAGGTCGCCGACGCGGCGGTCACCGCGGGCCAGGTCCTGGAGTGGATCGGCCACGCGGTCACCGAGGCGGGACCGGACGTAGACGGCGACGCCGTCGTGGAGGCCGCGATGCTGACGGTCGTCACCACCGGCGGCGCCGTCCTTCGCGGCACGCCCCGCCGGCCCGATCCCGCGACGCTGGAGGGGGTCTCCCGGCGCGTGCTCTCCGAGACCGAGGACTTCACACTGCTCGACGTGATGTCCGCGACGGAGGCGCAGAACGGGGTGACGCGGTCGGTCGGCCGCTTCTTCCAGGAGCACGACCTGCTCCTGACGCCCACGCTCGGGCGCCTGCCCGCGCCGCACGGAACCCTCAAGTACGACCACGACGGGCACTCGGCCCGCTCGTGGCTGCGCCGCCTGTTCACGTACGGGCCCTTCACCGCCACGTTCAACGTGTCCGGCAACCCGGCGATCAGCCTGCCGCTCGGCCAGAGCCGTGAGGGCCTGCCCATCGGCGTGCAGCTGGTCGCCGCACACGGCCGCGAGGACCTGCTGCTCCAGGTCGCCGCCCAGCTGGAGCAGGCGGTCCCGTGGCGGGACCGCACCCCGCAGGTCTACGTCGGCTGA
- a CDS encoding glycosyltransferase, with translation MTAGSRGDVAPFTGLGAGLVRAGHDVTLLTHDMFEPLTRGSGIRFHPLPVDPRAELHSERGQGLHRSGTGVGKLLRAMSMGRAVVGQFTDSLIEVARDSDVLVLSGVVAPLGCTVAEGLKLPSVGVNLQPMHATRAFAPPLATVRSLGPVGNRLAGHAVTALIEQIFTRAAPEARRRLRLPPLGVGAARRARERQGWPVLYGFSPQVVPRPADWRPGLDVVGYWWPHDVQDRLPAELEDFLAAGPAPVYVGLGSATVPDPDRLCGQVVQALRAAGLRGVIQRGWAGLSATGDDVLTIDDVPHSLLFPRTAAVVHHCGAGTTAAGLRAGVPAVPVPIQFDEMFWASRLTALGTAPYPLPLRRLTTQRLTDALIRATNDPVHRERARRVAARLAAEDAVGPVRALLQRIESGEPEARVP, from the coding sequence ATGACAGCGGGCTCCCGGGGCGACGTCGCCCCCTTCACCGGCCTCGGCGCGGGCCTCGTCCGGGCCGGGCACGACGTCACCTTGCTGACGCACGACATGTTCGAGCCCCTGACACGGGGTTCCGGCATCCGCTTCCACCCGCTCCCCGTCGACCCGCGCGCGGAACTGCACTCGGAGCGGGGCCAGGGCCTGCACCGCAGCGGCACCGGCGTGGGCAAACTGCTGCGGGCCATGTCGATGGGCCGCGCCGTCGTCGGGCAGTTCACCGACAGCCTCATCGAGGTGGCGCGGGACAGCGACGTACTCGTCCTGAGCGGTGTGGTGGCCCCGCTGGGCTGCACCGTCGCCGAGGGCCTGAAGCTGCCGAGCGTCGGCGTCAACCTCCAGCCCATGCACGCCACGCGCGCGTTCGCGCCCCCGCTGGCCACCGTCCGCTCGCTCGGCCCGGTGGGCAACCGCCTCGCGGGGCACGCCGTCACCGCCCTCATCGAGCAGATCTTCACCCGGGCCGCCCCGGAGGCGCGCCGACGGCTGCGCCTTCCGCCGCTCGGCGTCGGGGCCGCGCGCCGCGCCCGCGAACGGCAGGGCTGGCCGGTCCTGTACGGCTTCAGCCCGCAGGTCGTACCCCGCCCCGCCGACTGGCGCCCGGGGCTCGACGTCGTCGGCTACTGGTGGCCGCACGACGTCCAGGACCGGCTGCCCGCCGAGTTGGAGGACTTCCTCGCCGCGGGCCCCGCCCCGGTCTACGTCGGCCTGGGCAGCGCCACCGTCCCCGACCCGGACCGCCTCTGCGGCCAGGTCGTCCAGGCGCTGCGGGCGGCGGGCCTGCGCGGCGTCATCCAGCGCGGCTGGGCGGGCCTGTCCGCCACCGGTGACGACGTCCTCACCATCGACGACGTCCCGCACAGCCTGCTCTTCCCGCGCACCGCCGCCGTCGTGCACCACTGCGGCGCGGGCACGACCGCCGCGGGCCTGCGCGCGGGCGTCCCCGCCGTGCCCGTGCCCATCCAGTTCGACGAGATGTTCTGGGCGAGCCGCCTCACCGCCCTGGGCACGGCCCCCTACCCGCTGCCCCTGCGCCGACTGACCACCCAGCGCCTCACCGACGCCCTCATCCGGGCGACGAACGACCCCGTCCACCGCGAGCGCGCGCGACGGGTGGCGGCCCGCCTTGCCGCCGAGGACGCCGTCGGCCCCGTACGGGCCCTGCTCCAGCGCATCGAGAGCGGCGAGCCCGAGGCGCGGGTGCCCTAG
- a CDS encoding glycoside hydrolase family 19 protein, producing MRPLLAASAATGVAALLATLLPTSAAAAADAPAVAPACATAWDSGSVYTNGSTASHGKRNWQAKWWTRGETPGTTGEWGVWVDKGECGTGGGSPDPGGFIVSQAQFDQMFPNRKPFYTYQGLVDALKAYPEFTRTGSDTVRKREAAAFLANVSHETGGLVHVVEQNQANYPHYCDKTQPYGCPAGNDAYYGRGPIQLSWNFNYKAAGEALGLDLLNNPWLVERDPSVAWQTGLWYWNTQKGPGTVTGHQAIVDGHGFGETIRSINGTLECNGGNPAQVQSRINRYQQFVQILGTTPGDNLSC from the coding sequence CTGCGGCCGTTGCTCGCGGCCTCGGCGGCCACCGGCGTCGCGGCCCTCCTGGCCACCCTGCTGCCCACGTCGGCCGCGGCCGCGGCCGACGCCCCGGCCGTGGCCCCCGCCTGCGCCACCGCCTGGGACTCCGGGTCGGTCTACACCAACGGCTCCACCGCGTCGCACGGCAAGCGCAACTGGCAGGCCAAGTGGTGGACCCGGGGCGAGACCCCGGGCACCACCGGCGAGTGGGGAGTCTGGGTGGACAAGGGGGAGTGCGGCACCGGCGGCGGGAGCCCCGACCCGGGCGGCTTCATCGTGAGCCAGGCCCAGTTCGACCAGATGTTCCCGAACAGGAAGCCCTTCTACACCTATCAGGGCCTGGTCGACGCGCTGAAGGCCTACCCCGAGTTCACCAGGACCGGCAGTGACACGGTGCGCAAGCGGGAGGCCGCGGCCTTCCTCGCCAACGTCAGCCACGAGACCGGCGGGCTCGTCCACGTCGTCGAGCAGAACCAGGCGAACTACCCGCACTACTGCGACAAGACCCAGCCCTACGGCTGCCCCGCGGGCAACGACGCGTACTACGGTCGCGGCCCCATCCAGCTCAGCTGGAACTTCAACTACAAGGCCGCCGGCGAGGCCCTCGGCCTCGACCTCCTGAACAACCCCTGGCTGGTCGAGCGCGATCCGTCCGTCGCCTGGCAGACCGGCCTGTGGTACTGGAACACCCAGAAGGGCCCGGGCACGGTGACGGGCCACCAGGCCATCGTCGACGGCCACGGCTTCGGCGAGACCATCCGCAGCATCAACGGCACCCTGGAGTGCAACGGCGGCAATCCGGCCCAAGTGCAGAGCCGCATCAACCGCTACCAGCAGTTCGTCCAGATCCTCGGCACCACGCCGGGAGACAACCTGAGCTGCTGA
- a CDS encoding isochorismatase family protein, protein MALPTITPYPMPVAADLPANRVDWKVDPARAVLLVHDLQNYFLSAYDAEAAPVPELLRNVSALKERAAALGIPVVYTAQPGGQTPAERGLQQDFWGAGLPADAQAAAIAGPVAPGPGDQVLRKWKYSGFVRTSLEEDLRAQGRDQLVITGVYAHIGVLMTACDAWMRDIQAFVVADAVADFSADDHAMALRWAAGRCAVVTTTDEVLKGS, encoded by the coding sequence ATGGCTCTGCCCACCATCACCCCCTATCCCATGCCCGTCGCCGCGGACCTGCCCGCGAACCGCGTCGACTGGAAGGTCGACCCGGCCCGCGCCGTGCTCCTCGTGCACGACCTGCAGAACTACTTCCTGTCCGCGTACGACGCCGAGGCGGCGCCGGTCCCCGAACTGCTGCGCAACGTCAGCGCCTTGAAGGAGCGCGCGGCCGCCCTCGGCATCCCCGTGGTCTACACCGCCCAGCCCGGCGGCCAGACCCCCGCCGAACGCGGCCTCCAGCAGGACTTCTGGGGTGCGGGCCTGCCGGCCGACGCGCAGGCCGCTGCCATCGCGGGACCCGTCGCGCCGGGCCCCGGCGACCAGGTCCTCAGGAAGTGGAAGTACAGCGGGTTCGTCCGTACGTCCCTGGAGGAGGACCTCCGTGCGCAGGGCCGGGACCAGCTGGTGATCACCGGCGTCTACGCCCACATCGGCGTCCTGATGACGGCGTGCGACGCCTGGATGCGCGACATCCAGGCCTTCGTGGTGGCCGACGCCGTGGCCGACTTCTCCGCCGACGACCACGCCATGGCCCTGCGCTGGGCCGCGGGCCGCTGCGCCGTGGTCACGACCACGGACGAGGTGCTGAAGGGGAGCTGA
- a CDS encoding (2,3-dihydroxybenzoyl)adenylate synthase: MTTETPLTDRSLAPTWPEEFAARYRAAGHWRGETFGTMLRERATAHPDRIAVVDPATDRRWTYGDLDARAERLAAGMLARGIAPGDRVVVQLPNIAEFFEVVFALFRIGALPVFALPAHRETEIAYFCRFTEAAAYVIAAEHGGYDYRALAATVRAEVPTLRHVWVAQGEPGRFTALDDVRADTDGPADLPGPAPQDLAFLQLSGGSTGVPKLIPRTHDDYIYSLRGSNELCGVDEHSVYLCVLPAAHNFPLSSPGTLGALYAGARVVLSPSPDPETAFSLIAREGVTLTGLVPPLALLWTQAAATTAHDLSSLDVLLVGGAKFSEEAARRVRPALGCTLQQVFGMAEGLVNYTRLDDPEEVIVTTQGRPISPDDEIRVVDDADEDLPPGSTGHLLTRGPYTIRGYWNAPEHNARSFTADGFYRTGDIVRLTDTGHLVVEGRAKDQINRGGEKIAAEEVENHLLAHPAVHDANVVGEPDPYLGERTCAYVILRAGAEPLKPLAMKRFVRERGLAAYKVPDRVEFVDAFPQTGVGKISKKDLRAAAAERPATP; encoded by the coding sequence GTGACCACCGAGACGCCCTTGACCGACCGGTCCCTCGCGCCCACCTGGCCCGAGGAGTTCGCCGCCCGCTACCGCGCGGCGGGCCACTGGCGCGGCGAGACCTTCGGGACCATGCTGCGCGAGCGCGCCACGGCCCACCCGGACCGGATCGCCGTCGTCGACCCCGCCACCGACCGCCGCTGGACGTACGGCGACCTCGACGCGCGCGCCGAACGGCTCGCCGCCGGGATGCTCGCCCGCGGCATCGCGCCCGGCGACCGCGTCGTCGTCCAGCTCCCCAACATCGCCGAGTTCTTCGAGGTGGTCTTCGCCCTCTTCCGGATCGGCGCCCTTCCGGTCTTCGCGCTGCCCGCGCACCGCGAGACGGAGATCGCCTACTTCTGCCGCTTCACCGAGGCCGCCGCCTACGTCATCGCCGCCGAGCACGGGGGCTACGACTACCGCGCCCTCGCCGCCACCGTCCGCGCCGAGGTGCCGACGCTGCGGCACGTCTGGGTCGCCCAGGGAGAGCCGGGGCGGTTCACGGCCCTGGACGACGTGCGCGCCGACACCGACGGCCCCGCGGACCTGCCCGGGCCCGCGCCGCAGGACCTGGCCTTCCTCCAGCTGTCCGGCGGCAGCACCGGCGTGCCCAAGCTGATCCCGCGCACCCACGACGACTACATCTACTCCCTGCGCGGCTCCAACGAGCTGTGCGGCGTCGACGAACACAGCGTCTATCTGTGCGTGCTCCCGGCCGCGCACAACTTCCCGCTGTCGTCGCCCGGAACGCTCGGCGCGCTGTACGCCGGAGCCCGCGTGGTGCTCAGCCCGAGCCCGGACCCCGAGACCGCCTTCTCGCTCATCGCGCGCGAGGGCGTCACCCTCACCGGCCTCGTGCCGCCGCTCGCCCTGCTGTGGACCCAGGCCGCCGCCACCACCGCCCACGACCTGAGCAGCCTCGACGTCCTCCTCGTGGGCGGCGCCAAGTTCAGCGAGGAAGCGGCCCGGCGCGTCCGCCCGGCCCTCGGCTGCACGCTCCAGCAGGTGTTCGGCATGGCCGAGGGCCTGGTCAACTACACCCGCCTGGACGACCCCGAGGAAGTCATCGTCACCACCCAGGGCAGGCCGATCTCCCCGGACGACGAGATCCGCGTCGTCGACGACGCGGACGAGGACCTGCCGCCCGGCTCCACCGGACACCTCCTGACCCGCGGCCCGTACACGATCCGCGGCTACTGGAACGCCCCGGAGCACAACGCGCGCTCCTTCACCGCGGACGGCTTCTACCGCACCGGTGACATCGTCCGCCTCACCGACACCGGCCACCTGGTCGTCGAGGGCCGCGCCAAGGACCAGATCAACCGCGGCGGCGAGAAGATCGCGGCCGAGGAGGTGGAGAACCACCTCCTGGCCCACCCCGCCGTCCACGACGCCAACGTCGTCGGCGAGCCCGACCCGTACCTCGGCGAGCGCACCTGCGCCTATGTGATCCTGCGCGCCGGAGCCGAGCCGCTGAAGCCCCTCGCGATGAAGCGCTTCGTGCGCGAGCGGGGCCTCGCCGCGTACAAGGTCCCCGACCGCGTCGAGTTCGTGGACGCCTTCCCGCAGACCGGCGTCGGCAAGATCTCCAAGAAGGACCTCAGGGCGGCCGCCGCCGAGCGGCCCGCCACGCCCTGA
- the dhbC gene encoding isochorismate synthase DhbC, with translation MSTAPDVATHVPAPAAPTRGMDPARRTVEAEQGHPAVGAATALLADYAPGARFLGTPTRTLLGQGVHSEVPHDERPLAARVAHTLAAAQDAGVETPVVIGAVPFDQGAPAALAVPVALHAAPPLTADPLIALPAQAPAAADWRIRQVPAPEHYGAAVAAAVDRMWRGEFSKVVLARTLELDTPDSAEPVDVAAMLQRLARRDPTGYTFALPTGAERTLIGASPELLVSRRGRQVVANPLAGSIPRSDDLAEDVRRAAALLRSSKDLHEHAVVVDAVHQALAPYCADMTVPATPTLIRTAAMWHLSTTVTGTLARPGTSALELACALHPTPAVCGTPTATAREVIRESEPFDRGFFTGMVGWGDASGDGEWVVTIRCAEAERNSLRLYAGAGVVAASEPEAETAETAAKFRTFLAAVGAEL, from the coding sequence GTGTCGACGGCACCCGATGTCGCCACACACGTCCCGGCCCCGGCCGCCCCCACCAGGGGCATGGACCCGGCCCGCCGGACGGTGGAAGCCGAGCAGGGCCACCCCGCCGTGGGAGCCGCCACCGCGCTCCTCGCCGACTACGCCCCCGGCGCCCGCTTCCTGGGCACCCCCACCCGGACGCTGCTCGGACAGGGCGTCCACAGCGAAGTGCCGCACGACGAAAGACCGTTGGCCGCGCGCGTCGCGCACACCCTCGCCGCCGCCCAGGACGCGGGCGTCGAGACGCCGGTCGTCATCGGCGCGGTGCCCTTCGACCAAGGCGCCCCGGCGGCGCTCGCCGTGCCCGTCGCCCTGCACGCCGCGCCGCCGCTGACCGCCGACCCGCTCATCGCCCTGCCCGCCCAGGCACCGGCCGCCGCCGACTGGCGCATCCGCCAGGTGCCCGCGCCCGAGCACTACGGCGCGGCCGTCGCCGCCGCCGTCGACCGCATGTGGCGGGGCGAGTTCAGCAAGGTGGTGCTCGCCCGCACCCTCGAACTCGACACCCCCGACAGCGCGGAGCCCGTCGACGTCGCCGCCATGCTCCAGCGCCTGGCCCGCCGCGACCCCACCGGCTACACCTTCGCGCTGCCCACGGGGGCGGAGCGCACCCTCATCGGCGCCAGCCCCGAACTCCTGGTGTCGCGGCGCGGCCGGCAGGTCGTCGCCAACCCGCTCGCCGGATCCATCCCGCGCAGCGACGACCTGGCGGAGGACGTGCGCCGCGCGGCGGCCCTGCTGCGGTCGTCGAAGGACCTGCACGAGCACGCCGTCGTCGTCGACGCCGTCCACCAGGCACTCGCCCCGTACTGCGCGGACATGACCGTCCCCGCCACGCCCACCCTGATCCGCACCGCCGCCATGTGGCACCTGTCGACCACCGTCACCGGCACCCTCGCAAGGCCGGGGACCTCCGCGCTCGAACTCGCCTGCGCCCTGCACCCCACCCCGGCCGTGTGCGGCACACCGACCGCCACCGCCCGCGAGGTCATCCGCGAGAGCGAACCCTTCGACCGCGGCTTCTTCACCGGCATGGTCGGCTGGGGCGACGCCTCCGGCGACGGCGAGTGGGTCGTCACCATCCGCTGCGCCGAGGCGGAGCGGAACTCCCTGCGCCTGTACGCGGGCGCGGGCGTCGTCGCCGCGTCCGAGCCGGAGGCCGAGACCGCGGAGACCGCCGCGAAGTTCCGTACGTTCCTCGCCGCCGTGGGGGCCGAGCTGTGA
- a CDS encoding 2,3-dihydro-2,3-dihydroxybenzoate dehydrogenase yields MPDHIPGARAALADRTALVTGAGQGIGAAVAQALAAEGARVLATDRTAEGVKALAADWAADPARWGEGAGGTITAEVMDVTDAASVEAVVAEAERAHGPLDILVNVAGILRPGPAAELTDADWADTFAVNTSGVLHTARAVTPRMAARGRGSVVTVGSNAAGVPRTGMAAYAASKAAAAMYTKCLGLELARSGVRCNVVAPGSTDTAMQRALWADEAAPRRVIDGDPATYRTGIPLGRIAEPRDIADAVVFLASDRARHITMQELYVDGGATLR; encoded by the coding sequence ATGCCTGACCACATACCCGGCGCCCGCGCCGCGCTAGCCGACAGAACCGCCCTGGTCACCGGGGCGGGCCAGGGCATCGGAGCGGCGGTCGCCCAGGCGCTCGCCGCCGAGGGCGCCCGGGTGCTGGCCACCGACCGCACCGCCGAAGGCGTCAAGGCGCTGGCCGCCGACTGGGCCGCGGACCCGGCCCGGTGGGGCGAGGGCGCGGGGGGCACCATCACCGCCGAGGTCATGGACGTCACCGACGCCGCGTCCGTCGAGGCCGTGGTGGCCGAGGCCGAGCGCGCGCACGGCCCGCTCGACATCCTCGTGAACGTCGCCGGAATCCTCCGCCCGGGGCCCGCGGCCGAACTCACCGACGCCGACTGGGCGGACACCTTCGCCGTGAACACCAGCGGCGTCCTGCACACCGCACGCGCCGTCACGCCCCGCATGGCCGCGCGCGGCCGGGGCAGCGTCGTCACCGTCGGCTCCAACGCCGCAGGGGTGCCCCGCACCGGCATGGCCGCCTACGCCGCGTCGAAGGCCGCGGCCGCCATGTACACCAAGTGCCTCGGCCTGGAGCTCGCCCGCAGCGGCGTGCGGTGCAACGTCGTCGCCCCCGGCTCCACCGACACCGCCATGCAACGGGCCCTGTGGGCCGACGAGGCCGCACCGCGGCGGGTCATCGACGGCGACCCCGCCACCTACCGCACCGGCATCCCGCTCGGCCGCATCGCGGAACCCCGGGACATCGCGGACGCCGTGGTCTTCCTCGCCTCCGACCGCGCGCGCCACATCACCATGCAGGAGCTCTACGTCGACGGCGGCGCCACGCTCCGCTGA
- a CDS encoding NAD(P)H-binding protein, whose translation MIVITTPTGNIGNQVLHTLLDEAPAHGEELRVVARDPARLTRTVRERVDVVPGSHRDPGVVDRAFAGADAVLWLVPPDTRAPSLESAYTGFTRAAARAFTAHGVRHVVGVSGLGGGTPVAGRAGFVTASLAMDDLIARTGVAYRSLACASFMENLLGEADSLRDEGVFTDTSAAGRKAPLVSTRDIAAVAARLLLDRSWTGTAAVPVLGPEDLSPDDMARVMSETLGRAVRYERRSYDALAAELSGHGVGDAFVQGLVEMKRAKEAGLDDGAPRTPQGASPTTFRAWCELVLRPAVAA comes from the coding sequence ATGATCGTCATCACCACCCCGACGGGGAACATCGGCAACCAGGTCCTGCACACCCTGCTCGACGAGGCGCCCGCGCACGGCGAGGAACTCCGCGTCGTCGCCCGGGATCCCGCCCGGCTCACCCGCACGGTCCGCGAGCGCGTCGACGTCGTGCCCGGCTCGCACCGCGACCCGGGCGTCGTCGACCGGGCCTTCGCCGGCGCGGACGCGGTGCTGTGGCTCGTCCCGCCGGACACCCGGGCGCCGAGCCTGGAGTCCGCGTACACCGGATTCACGCGCGCCGCCGCGCGGGCGTTCACGGCCCACGGCGTACGGCACGTGGTCGGGGTCTCGGGGCTCGGCGGCGGCACCCCCGTGGCCGGTCGCGCCGGATTCGTCACGGCGTCCCTTGCCATGGACGACCTCATCGCGCGCACGGGCGTCGCCTACCGGTCGCTCGCCTGCGCGTCGTTCATGGAGAACCTGCTGGGCGAGGCGGACTCCCTCCGCGACGAGGGGGTGTTCACCGACACCTCGGCCGCCGGCCGCAAGGCCCCTCTGGTCAGCACGCGGGACATCGCGGCGGTCGCCGCCCGGCTGCTGCTCGACCGGTCCTGGACGGGCACGGCCGCCGTGCCCGTCCTCGGTCCGGAGGACCTCTCGCCGGACGACATGGCCCGCGTCATGTCCGAGACCCTGGGCCGGGCGGTCCGTTACGAACGCCGCTCGTACGACGCCCTCGCCGCGGAGCTGAGCGGCCACGGCGTCGGCGACGCGTTCGTCCAGGGCCTCGTCGAGATGAAGCGCGCCAAGGAGGCGGGTCTCGACGACGGCGCGCCCCGGACCCCGCAGGGCGCGAGCCCGACGACCTTCCGGGCGTGGTGCGAGCTGGTGCTGCGCCCTGCCGTGGCCGCCTGA
- a CDS encoding LysR family transcriptional regulator, whose protein sequence is MDLDLRKLRYFVAVADHRHFGRAAERLYIAQPVLSRQIRAFEQELGCALFVRTTRSVELTAAGRRLHEEARGLTTAVEAALRRVRDADRGVRRIVIAFSPGLHVSEAIVAFAARHPDVEVGLVPSRWWEVDAPLRDGRAQVGHLRRPFDTKGLHVVPIGREPKVACVPVTHRLAGREELLSADLDGETVLDARRRRTSSVEEKFELVAAGHGIALVPLSVARSYPRPDLVHLTVTDAPPVETCLAVPEGGGEGPVADFVEIATAVLRERAAAQDQQAVREHPGAP, encoded by the coding sequence ATGGATCTTGACCTGCGCAAGCTCCGCTACTTCGTCGCCGTGGCGGACCACCGGCACTTCGGCCGCGCGGCGGAGCGGCTGTACATCGCGCAGCCCGTCCTCAGCCGCCAGATCCGGGCCTTCGAGCAGGAGCTGGGCTGCGCGCTCTTCGTCCGTACGACGCGCAGCGTGGAGCTGACCGCGGCGGGCCGCAGGCTCCACGAGGAGGCGCGCGGCCTCACGACGGCCGTCGAGGCGGCCCTGCGGCGGGTGCGGGACGCCGACCGGGGCGTCCGGCGCATCGTCATCGCCTTCTCCCCCGGCCTTCATGTGTCGGAGGCGATCGTCGCGTTCGCGGCGCGCCACCCGGACGTCGAGGTCGGCCTCGTCCCGTCGCGCTGGTGGGAGGTCGACGCCCCGCTGCGGGACGGCCGGGCCCAAGTCGGCCATCTGCGCAGGCCGTTCGACACGAAGGGGCTCCATGTCGTTCCGATCGGCCGCGAGCCCAAGGTGGCCTGTGTGCCCGTCACCCATCGCCTCGCCGGGCGCGAGGAGCTGCTGTCGGCGGACCTCGACGGCGAGACCGTCCTGGACGCGCGACGGCGGCGGACGTCGTCCGTCGAGGAGAAGTTCGAGCTCGTCGCCGCCGGGCACGGCATCGCCCTCGTACCGCTGAGCGTCGCGCGCTCCTACCCGCGGCCCGACCTCGTCCACCTCACCGTCACGGACGCGCCGCCGGTCGAGACCTGCCTCGCCGTGCCGGAGGGCGGGGGCGAGGGGCCGGTGGCCGACTTCGTGGAGATCGCCACCGCTGTGCTGCGCGAGCGTGCGGCCGCGCAGGACCAACAGGCGGTACGTGAGCACCCAGGAGCACCATGA